DNA from Fusarium verticillioides 7600 chromosome 4, whole genome shotgun sequence:
TCGCTGTCAACACAGGAATTGGTTTCCTCGACCATATGCTTCATGCCCTAGCTAAGCATGCTGGATGGAGTCTTGCTCTGAACTGCAAGGGTGATCTTCACAGTTCGTTGCCCTAGAACCGCCACCGAGGGATGTTAAATGACTGACTTGATATTTCTAGTTGATGACCACCACACCGCAGAAGATGTCTGCATCGCCCTTGGTTATGCCTTCGCTCAAGCTCTCGGCACTCCCGCTGGTCTCGCCCGTTTCGGCTACGCCTACGCTCCCCTTGACGAGGCCCTTTCTCGCGCAGTCATCGATCTTTCCAACCGCCCCTACAGTGTTATTGACCTCGGTCTGAAGCGAGAGTGGCTTGGCCAGCTCAGCACCGAGATGGTCCCTCATTGTCTCCAGAGCTTTGCCCAGGGTGCTCGTGTTACGCTGCACGTCCACTGTCTCCATGGTGACAACGACCACCATCGAGCCGAGAGTGCTTTCAAGGCTCTTGCTGTtgctatcaaggctgctaCCACAAGGATACCTGGTAAAGAGGGTGAGGTGCCTAGCACCAAGGGTACTCTGAGTGCGTAAGGGAATAGTCGATTTGGAGTTCCGGATAAATACTTGGATTTGGTTAGAACTAGACCTACGATTGATAGGGATGCAAGAATCACATTTTGAGATATAAGTGAATATATAACCTGTGTCACGTAGCAGGTTTCCGGAAATATTTACAAGGCATTGCATAGCATGTCTCCTTTAGGCCCAGCATACCGCATTCATTGCGCATTCATACAAGATATCGTGAAGATCGTATCAAAATTCACAGGCCGGGTCATGTAGACATGCAATACAGGCTATATTGTTGGTAAAATCGTCAACTCCTTCGGGGCAACCCTCAAGTTCTGTAGTCACCATTAATAGTGACATAGTCATGGCTGAAGTCGCAGGTATAGTGTACAGCAGACTTGTCGCCTGTACCTAACCTGACAACGatctcaaggtcttccaTAGCGAGGATCTCCGATGCTCGCTTCTCGTCGACCTCCTCGGGCTCGCCGTCCAcgagcagcttcagctcagctgagCCATCGGTAGGGACGAAGGAGACATTGGTGCGCTCGGGGGTGATCTCAGGAACGTCATTCACAGGTTGGCCAGGAGGCGAAATGAGAGCATATCCGGTGGCGCAAAGGACACGGCCCCAGTTGGCATCCTTTCCGTACAGAGCAGTCTTAACGAGGGGGGATTTAGCGATCGACCGACCAATCTCACGGGCTGCCTCCTCAGAAGCACTGTCGACAACACGGATAGTAACAAACTTGGTAGCACCCTCACCATCTCGGACGACATACTTGGCCAAGTCAATAGAGAACTCGGTGAGGAGCTCCTGGAAGGCTTTGTAGTCTGGAGACTGCTCAGAAGTGACCTCCTTGCCGCCAGCGGCACCGTtagcaagaagagcaacagTATCATTGGTGGAAGTGTCACCAtcaatggtgatggagttgaaCGATCGGTCCACCGCATGTCGAAGAACATTAGGCATGACCGCAGGGGAGATAGGGGCATCGGTAGCCAGGATGGTAAGAAGAGTCGCCATGTTGGGGGCAATCATGCCTGCACCCTTTGTCATACCAGCAATGCGATACTCAACacctggagaagaaggaagctcaaaggATCGAGACATGAGCTTAGGGAAAGTATCTGTGGTACAGATAGCCTTTGCACAATCAAGCCAGTTCTCGTGAGAACTGCCAGCCTTGCTAACAGCTGTAGGGATCTTGTCGAGAATCTTCTGAATTGGCAGCCTGGATTAATTGTGAGCCATTGGAACATCAAATTCAGCCAATCGAAGAAACTAACCTCTGGCCAATGACTCCAGTGCTCATCACAATAGTAGAGTCCTCATCGCCGACCCTCTGATCTGTCGTGCGGGCCATACTGGTagcatcttcaagacctccGGTGCCGGTGACAGCATTCGCATTACCAGAATTGACAACCACACTTCGCAGGCCcgcgttcttcttctgctgcaaAAGCTTCCTGCTATAGGTCACAGGAGCAGCCTGGAACTTGTTTTTTGTGAAGACACCAGCGGCGGCGCAGGGACGATCAGAAGTGACGAGGGCGATGTCGGGCTTGCTGGTGTTGCCAGGTTTGACGCCAGCCAAAACACCTGAAGCGATAAAGCCTTTGGGGTATTTTCCCGAAGTAGGAATGTATTGAATCTTTGAAGGAGGAACAGGGTTTGAGCCAAGAGTGGCTGACGCCGATGAGTAGGCACGAGCAaatttcttcatcatcttggcgacTGAGGATTGTATTGTTGATGCTATGGATACCTACAGGAGGTAGGTGGTTGATGGAATTTTCGCCGGGGGTTTTGATATAGAACTGTAAGGTACCTAGTGCGGTATCGCAGCGACCAGTAGCTGGAAGGAATCAAAAGACTCCATTGACTCATTTATGACCAGTTCTTTTATTATTTCATTTCTCCAAATAATCTATATATTGAAGGAATGGCATAGTAAGATATTTCAAGGATCGAAAGCTCATATGAATATATCCCCTATCTTGACTATAGAAATGATAATCCGGCTGAGGTGAGCTTACTTGGTAGTAGTGAGTTATATGAGTGAGTATTTGGTATGGATGCCATGGAGAAAATCAGCCACCAATAGAGTACATACTCTCAAAAACCTAAATGCAGGAATTCCTAATTATGGATCAGGAGAGCCTGTGAAGGCAAGGGAACTTGTAGGTTGTCGAAAGATCCGTTAATCAGCATCCAGTGCCAAGTGAGTCCATAGTGCTCTTATACACACCgctggaagcaagaaagcaTCAGATtagagaagaggatgcgaAACTAACTTAAATTATTTCCTTCATGGCTCAGGGCCTAAGTTTTATGGCTCCCTTATCTCGTAGACAGGACAGCCAGTAAGAAGCTTTGTTCATAACAAGAATCCTTTCTTGATCGCAGGTCTTCCTGGAGCATTAAACCTTGCCCTGTGTCTTTTTGATATCCAAAATCGTCGCCACGAGCGAATGCTAAGCTGAAGAAAGTTCAGGTAACTCGAGGAAACAAAGCCGAATGTTCAACGGAACAAACTATAAAAGCTGCAACTGCCAGTCTCATGCCTAGGAGGTTCACACAGctgaacaacaacagccaagtTACggttaaaaaaaaaaaaaaaaaggaaagtTATGCTACAGTAATTATCAGATATGCTTTGAGAAATAATACCAAactctactccgtactccgtaggcACAGCCAATTGACGGTGTCGCGTGCCAGCCTATGCCCGCTGGGCTGGAAATTAAGCTACTTGCTGCCTCTGTGCCTGCCACTGCCTGCCAGCAGTGGAACCTTCCGCTGGTGCCTGGAAATTGGAGCTCCACCTTCCTGTAATTCACGCTCGGATTGGCCTTGATGCCTTAGGTGATATGTCAAACTGGTCCGTGCATGAGTGATCTTTCTCAGCTATAAAACCCCGACCTCCTCCCGCCCTTTCAGTCTcctttttttcctttcctctccaTCCAAGTGCATGGGCGTTTTCCTTCTCCGTGAAGCGATAAGCTGAGAGAGGAATTTTGCTAGTTGAAAACTATACACTGACCGCTCCTTGTTGGGTTCGCCTGGCAAGGGAATTTTTGGAActttcattttctttcatTGCGACCAGTTCTTGATGGACTGCCGTGAAGAAGGAAGCCCATGCGTGCGTGACTTGATGATTGCATCCCAAGTAGCTTCTCCTGAAGCTCAACTTTACGTCGCGTCAATTGTGAAGCTGATCTGCTCAAGGTAAATGTGACGATGCCTTGATGCCAAAGAAACCTCGTAGCCAAACTGACAGCACTTCTGGGACTGCGGCAAACGTGGTGTTGCCCCGTTTGATGCTTGACATTTCCCTTCGGCGCATCGTGATGTCAAAATGCGACGCGATGCGTGACTTGTTGCGCATGCGACCTGGAATAGATCTGGTGTTTGCGAAAGAAACGACATGGAACCGACGAATACATAGGGATATCAAATAATAGCTTCATTGTCTAGGTATCATAAAAGTACCTAGCGAGTGACATTCCACGTCGCAATGTAGAGGCTCTGCTGGACTTCCTTCCCACTGCCACACCCATGTCTCTTGAGGTTTGGCTAGCGCGGGGCATTCGATCACTGATTGGATTTGCCCATCCAAATGCCGGTCCAAATCATTATTTTCGAATGACTCAAAGCCTCCATTTGAGTGTGCCTCGCTGCAAATAGTACCTTTACTGTGCTATTTTCTACAAAAATAACGAGTATTTTCCAGCGAATCACACACAAGTATCACATAGAGAATCCCATACCGACTCTTTTACGCAAGTTCTAGCGCAACGCACACTCTGGTCTTGATCTCTGAAAGTCTGGGAGTGCCCCGCCTTCGGATAACCACAttctcgatatcatcacaaACGATCGCTCGAACCGGTTCCAATGTCCACAGAAGCCGAGGGTTCGGCCCCTGCGCCGCAGACCACAGAGAATAACGATGTGAAGACGGAAAAGAAGGAGCAGGCCCAGCCTCAGAAGCCCaaagaacagcaacaagCAGCGCCCGCTAGCGAGAAGAAGTTATCCGGCGCtgaattgaagaagaaggccaaggaggaaaaggctgcCAGAAGAGCGCAAGCCAAGGCTACCCAGGCTTCACAGGGCCCATCGCAAGGCGGTCAACAGGCGTCCGGTGATGGGAAGGgaggcaaagcaaagccTAAGCAGGACGggcaacatcagcaccagcaacatgGCGGTGCAAAACTCCCTATTCGACCAGCGGCAGCGACGGCTGTAGTTAAGGACGACAAGCCTTCGATACCAGACTGCTTTAGCCACCTCTCCATGGCTAGGCGGATAGAAATGACAAATGCCGACAAGGACGTCCATCCTGCGGTCTTGGTTCTCGGTGAGCACATGAGCGCGTTCGTCATCAGTGATAGTATCACACGACTCGAGGCGACGCTGCATGCTTTCTCCAAAGTAAGAGATTCTGCCCCTATGATTACTATTAGTCTAACAGCCCCAGGTTATCGACTCTTACACAACTCCTCCTGGCTTCACTTTCTCCCGCCATTTCACACCTCACGTTCTCAACCCCCAGATCGAGTACCTCACAGCATGCCGCCCCATGTGCTTCTCAATGGGCAACGCCATCCGGTGGCTGAAGCTCCAGATCAGCAAAGTGGATGTCGATCTTCACGACAACGACGTGAAGAAACTCCTCAAGGAGTCCATTGACAACTACATTCGTGAGCGCATCACTCTCGCAGACTACGTGATTGTTGAGACTGCTGCCAACATGATttgcgatggcgatgttgtaCTCACATacgctcatcatcacctcgtCGAGCGCACTCTTCTCCAGGCTCGCAAGAAAAAAATTGACTTCCGCGTGATTCTTGTCGATGATCCTTATGAGCGCGTCGGCATCGATCACGCCAAAAGACTCTCCGCCGCTGGCATCCAAGTCACTTATGCTTCCGATTTTGGTGCTCTGCAAACACATCTCTATGAGGCAACTAAGGTTTTCCTCGCAGCCGAAGCCATCTTTAGCAACGGTGCTATGTACGCTCGCGCTGGCTCATGCGATATCGCCACGGCAGCTTCTGATATGAACGTCCGCGTTGTGGCACTCTGCGAGACGGTCAATTTCACAGAGCGTGTATCCATCGACTCTCTCACATACAACGAAATCGACCCCGAGCGATCCACCGATGTCGGCTTCCGCTTGCTCTTTGACACTACCCGCGATACGTATATTTCGGTGGTTGTGACGGAGCTAGGCAATTCCTCTGCCACGTCTGTGCCTGCGATTCTTAGAAAATTAGAGGAGTTGTAATCAGGCTTGGATTGGGTCAAAGGAGTGTGGAAAAGTTTATCAGGGGTGTTAGATGACGCGGCGTCTTGAATTGTCATTCTTGATAACTCGGTCTTGGGTTGGTGCTGGGATTAGAGGCAGCTCTATGAGGCAATGACAATAAGTTTTTAACTCATTGCGTGTGGTATAGCATGACATGAGTTCGATCTGGTGATTTAGATCGAGTTCCGTGAAGCAATAGGCGTTTGGTGTTCTGCACatcacatcatcacagcGTTCAGAGCTTTGGCGTATTATATTCGAATCAAACGTCCCATTTCGACGCTCAACCTCCCAATCTCACAATGTACAATAATGTTGCCTCTCCAATCATCTTGTCACAAGCCGAAGAGGTCTTCGTTTCCCGATATCTTAAGTTTCCATTCCTGTTCTTTCCCCTCTAAGCCTCCGCCTTAGCATCCCGCTCCGCCTTGCGCGCTCGCTTCTCAAGCAGCAGAGCCTTTCGTTCTTGTAGAGTAGAGGTTTGGCTGTCGTCAACACCCTGCAGCCAGTATCCGAAGCTGGCGCCGCCGGCCGCATATACGGGGTACACCCAGAGGGAGgacttgttgaagaatgggcGCATCTCGATACCCATTTGCCAGAATCGAGCGCCGAGGCCTTTTTCTCTACTGTTAGTGTCCGAATCTCTTTGTCCGTCGCCTGTGTCTCGTCTCCAATTGCTCATGTCGTATGCTCGGGTGTTATGGGCGGCCGAATTGGCTCAAGTATGTGACATACCGAAAAGGCTCCAGAAGGCGATGCGGTGGACCATGATGGGCAATTGACCGTCGAGTACTCGAGATTATGGAGTGGAGAGGTTTCGTGGAGGAGAGGTTCGCTCGGAATGCGAGTGGGAGCGTTCGTTATCGAAAGGTGAGGTCGtgatcttcaagatccatcCCAAGCTCACTGCAATTGGAGTCGAATTGATTGGTCACGATTATGATCACGTGCGACCTCGTCTCACAACTACCCTGTACCTGACGTATCTCTTATATGTATCTAGGTATTGAACGGGTTTCTCGCAATTTATGAATAATAGAAAAAGTCTCGTGCCAAAGCATTGCCAAATTTCTCTCGGTCACTATTTAGACTGCGAGTATCATCGTGGGAAGAACGTTTCCACAGAGCTCAGTATATGAATCTTACTCGCAAACTATAAGAcagcaagatcatctcatcgCGAATATTCCATAAGTTGCACCAATATTACGAAACAGAAATCATGAGGTGTGTGTACCAGACCCTGTATATAATACTGGAAGAATCTAAAGTCTACATCAAGTCTAGTGTCTTAATTACGGCCATAACCATCAGAACAACCAGAGAGGTGATAtcccaagaagccaaaagtCTCAAAACTCCCCGCTATGCCATGATAAAACAATCATCAGTCTAGCAAGCTTCGTCCCAATTGACCCGGGTAAGGTGGTGGTGCACCAGACGGAGGTGGTGCAATCGTGGGTGTTTCGCTGCGAGACCCAGCATTTGCAGTCCATTGGACCGCTCTGGCCACGATTTTGGGGAAATACTGCTGAATAAAAGATTCGCTAGCATCGTTAGCATGATACTATTGGACAACATGGGGTAAACTTACGTATAGTAGCTGTGATCAGCATTGTGAAGCGACACGAGATTGTGTGCAAGTTCGTGTGCCAGAACCACCCACCACCAGGTAGCAGCCTCTGCCTTGGCTTGCCCGCTTCCTCCAGCGATTTGCGCGGCGTGCAACTGTAAGAAGAACCTGAAGTTACAGAAGATACTGCCTCCGGTGTTGAAAGCAATAGTGCCGCCAGCCTCGTCATAAAAGATGTGCAGAACTTTAGGTGACATAGAGTAGGTATTGCCCACCTCAATCAACATACTGGAGAAGACATTGAGATTATTCAAATGTTTCGACAAGAAACTCCCTGGGTCTTTGATATCCTTAGCGAAGAATATCTTCATACCATTTGAAGTTTCTGCGATGAAAGTAATGTTATTTGCTGGCGTCTTGTCACAGTAAGTGGCCTGTTCCTTGACCTCGTTGACCTTGGGCTCTGAAAAGACACTATCAGATCCGTAAGCCCGGGTCGATTTGATGGCATTGAGCAAGTTCTGCTGCACAAGTGCAGGACTTGTGACTCTGCCCTCATCCTGTTGCGGCTTCTTGCCAATGTTGGAAGAGTTTTCGCCAGGTGCCTCGATCTCCTTAGGTCTATCCAAGAACTTGTCCAACTCTTTGTGAGACTCGTCTTCATGCTGCTCAGACTCAAATCCAAGTCGACGACCGATGTTTGCGAACAATCCCCTGCTCTTCCTAGCCTGTTGTTCAGGAGAGCGCTTTGTCTCCTCGGGTGAGTCCCAGGAACCTGGCATTGTAGGACCAAGAGGTTCTGGGATCCTGGTAGCTTCGCGTGCAGCCTTCGCCGCTTTTGCCTCAGCCCCCCAttgctcttctctctctttgaTCTGGCgctgctcctcttccagtgcctctcgtctctcttcctctgcaaTCCtggcctcggcagccttggccCGAAGGATACGATCGACATTGTAACCGCGATTTCTCAAACCGTAAAGATCAAGTGTGAGGAATGGCTCAAAGAATAGGTAAGCCTGCTGATTCGGGCGTTTTAGCAGCATTTGGCAGATAGCTTGCCCGATCTGGTACATGTCGGGCTTCGACTCATCAGAAACATAAAGAACCCAGCCGTTGCTGGCCTTTTCACTCGCTGCCGATCGCTTCTCCGTGTGAGTTTGATGCTGACCCCTGAGAgtccttctcaaagccacTGAGCGAACAATGTGAACCGTAAGGTTCTTGTCCAGCCATTTTACGTCATGCTTAATAGCATCTCGTCGGTAGTTTGTGTATTCAAAGAGAAAGATCTTTgatctctcaacaacatgctTGCGGAGACTGAGTGCAGCCTTTTGTTTATCACTGTGGGGCCCAATTCTGACCTCCTCCTGCACAATGCTGCTTAATTTCTGAGCACCAAGTGCTAGATAGAATTCTTCAAGcgcatcctcttcaggcGCACAAATAAGGCGATCCTTGAACAATCTGTAGCTGATGATATCATCCAGAATCACTATTTGACTAGCAGAGGCAAGCTGGTATTGTCGGATAGgttcatcctcttcctctaAGTCATCTGACTTCCCCTTAGGAGGCGCGAGTTCTTTGTATGCAAGAAGGAAGGGTGCTGCACGCATTTTCCTCCACAATTCTTTGTCTCGGTGGAGTGTTGAGGATGCTTCTGCCAAGGATTTAAGAAGATCCAGGTACTTCTCTGAACTCTGCAAAACACCGAGGAGACGAGCTGGCTCACTGCATGCCATTTGTGCAACCTCCAGCTTGGTTGGCTCGCTTTTGGCACCGCATTGGAACAAGAATGCATTGGCCTCAGGGCCAAAGTCGACAAAGTCGAAGATGTCTCCATATGTAGTCGAAGCCCCAAGGTACACCCGTGAAGGACTGACATGAGTGATGGAAGATGCTGATTTCTCAGACGATCGAGTAGTCCTTGTGATAGGAACTATCGAGGCGTTACGCAGTTTGACCAGGGTATTCTCGCCGAGTTCTGTGATTCGAGAGGCGAAATAGCTGAAAAGTGCCACAGCAtcctgatgatcttgaggacgcGATGCCAAGAGGCGGTTTACACAGTCCACCATTGGCGGATCTCGTGCAACACCGAATTTCTATAGATATTAGCTGAGACTGTCAAGTTATAGATCAAACTTACAATAGCATGGTCGTGTAGGTCTCTCCTCAAAATGTTAAACCCAAGGATAGACGCCCGCGGATTGTAAAAGCACTGCGAAGGCGGTACAAGACGGGTACTACCCTGAAGAGGCATGATTGCCTTAGGACTGCCACCGAGCTGGAAAGACCCGTACCCGTTGATCTGGTGGTTGGCGAGGAAATATGTCATAGACGAAACCCGAAGACTTTCATCGTTGCCAGACATTAGCTCAACGAGTTCAGGGACAGATGGGTAAGGCCTTAATCCAAGAGAATTTATGAATCGAGCTTCTGGGCTTCCAGGTCGATAGCTACCAGGAGGCCCTGGCCACTGGAGGATAGGTAATCGCAATGCACGCAAAGAGTCCTTAGGCTCAAATAGCTCCGAAACCTTGTAGAGCGTTGTTGTTCCCTTAGTGGACTCCATGCCCTTTGGACCAGCTTCGGCTGGGCAAAAGCGTGTCTGCTTTAGCTTGCTCAGATCTTCACCTGGAATATCCTCGCGGACAGATGCTAAATATTTGATGAGTTCCATGTGACTCCATTTCTGGTGACCTTCACCAGACGCGTTCAACAACCTGGTAAAGATGGTCTCGAGATCTACAGTTTTGCGGACGCCAATAGTGACAAGAAatttctccttgatcttctcgcaACCTTGAATGACGGGAAGATCGTCAAAAAGCTTGACAATCGGGAAGAAGGACTCAGTAGGCTTTCTCATACCCTGCTTCGTAGGTACAACTGTGTttgcttgaagaagagaaacaatGGTGGTTCTTGCGTTCGGGCTTGAGTTCTCAAAGTTCTTCGCAAGAACAGTCAAAATCTGAATGGCAAACTTGGATGATTGAGTCAAGTTCTGTTCCTCGGGCCTAGAAGAATTTGTGTCCAGAAGGAATCTCAACCATGGAAGAATTTCTAGCGGCTCCCATCCTAAAGCACGCAATTCAGCCTGCTGAGAGTTGGCAGTAAGCGCATGGGGGATTGTTGTAGGAGGAATGGGCAAGTTGGCAGGAATCCTGTTCGCGATGAGGTGATTCCGAATGCTACCGAGGGCAATGATCTCGCCTTGTtccccatcatcactcatcGTGCCAACGGCTACTTCTAGCAAAGCAGATCGACTGCCAGGGTCGAGCTCACcactcaagctcttcttgcCTGCCCAACTGATAAAGTTCATCAATTGAACTTTGTTCATAGCCTTTgtctccagctccttcttcacatctgTGACCGTGATGTGTGAAATGAGACCGAAATCTATGAGCTTTTTCACAAATGGAACacccttcatctcctctggTACAACGGGGATGCTGTTGACGAATTTACTCATCTCATCCGAAGCAATGCGCACATCGACTGTTTGCAACACGCCTCGTGTTGAGTAGGTCTCGATTGAGGCCTTCTTAAAGCACATCCAAAAAGCTTCCTCAATAATCTGACCAACTTGACCGCTGGGAGTTGAGTCCTCAAATGTGAAGGTCTTGTGAATGTGAAGAGCTTCTGGCATGAACTTGGCGATGACTGCGGGAGAGAATTTGGTCTCTTTTGCCATAACCTGTTTGATTCGGCTACTCAGGTCGCTCATCTCATTGGCAAAAGCAAGCCGAGTAATGATACCAGCAGCACGAAGAATTTCAAGGTTCCATGTCCTGACCCAACGAGCGTTCAAGTCGATAGCCTCTCTCTCTACTGTGGGAATCACTGAAGGCGCTGAGATATGGAGTCCAGCTCCAGTAGTCTGCATGGTGGGAAAGCCAATAAAGATGCGACCGCCCGGCTTTTTATTGGGAAGCACAGATGCAAAGACATCTGTAGCTTTGCCAAGCGCCC
Protein-coding regions in this window:
- a CDS encoding imidazoleglycerol-phosphate dehydratase, which encodes MASSQPTRWAALARDTNETKIQLALNLDGGDFPPDTDSRLLNDGDSHASQASKSQKIAVNTGIGFLDHMLHALAKHAGWSLALNCKGDLHIDDHHTAEDVCIALGYAFAQALGTPAGLARFGYAYAPLDEALSRAVIDLSNRPYSVIDLGLKREWLGQLSTEMVPHCLQSFAQGARVTLHVHCLHGDNDHHRAESAFKALAVAIKAATTRIPGKEGEVPSTKGTLSA
- a CDS encoding arginine biosynthesis ArgJ, mitochondrial, which codes for MMKKFARAYSSASATLGSNPVPPSKIQYIPTSGKYPKGFIASGVLAGVKPGNTSKPDIALVTSDRPCAAAGVFTKNKFQAAPVTYSRKLLQQKKNAGLRSVVVNSGNANAVTGTGGLEDATSMARTTDQRVGDEDSTIVMSTGVIGQRLPIQKILDKIPTAVSKAGSSHENWLDCAKAICTTDTFPKLMSRSFELPSSPGVEYRIAGMTKGAGMIAPNMATLLTILATDAPISPAVMPNVLRHAVDRSFNSITIDGDTSTNDTVALLANGAAGGKEVTSEQSPDYKAFQELLTEFSIDLAKYVVRDGEGATKFVTIRVVDSASEEAAREIGRSIAKSPLVKTALYGKDANWGRVLCATGYALISPPGQPVNDVPEITPERTNVSFVPTDGSAELKLLVDGEPEEVDEKRASEILAMEDLEIVVRLGTGDKSAVHYTCDFSHDYVTINGDYRT
- a CDS encoding translation initiation factor eIF-2B subunit delta, which gives rise to MSTEAEGSAPAPQTTENNDVKTEKKEQAQPQKPKEQQQAAPASEKKLSGAELKKKAKEEKAARRAQAKATQASQGPSQGGQQASGDGKGGKAKPKQDGQHQHQQHGGAKLPIRPAAATAVVKDDKPSIPDCFSHLSMARRIEMTNADKDVHPAVLVLGEHMSAFVISDSITRLEATLHAFSKVIDSYTTPPGFTFSRHFTPHVLNPQIEYLTACRPMCFSMGNAIRWLKLQISKVDVDLHDNDVKKLLKESIDNYIRERITLADYVIVETAANMICDGDVVLTYAHHHLVERTLLQARKKKIDFRVILVDDPYERVGIDHAKRLSAAGIQVTYASDFGALQTHLYEATKVFLAAEAIFSNGAMYARAGSCDIATAASDMNVRVVALCETVNFTERVSIDSLTYNEIDPERSTDVGFRLLFDTTRDTYISVVVTELGNSSATSVPAILRKLEEL